One Ricinus communis isolate WT05 ecotype wild-type chromosome 7, ASM1957865v1, whole genome shotgun sequence genomic region harbors:
- the LOC8275983 gene encoding U-box domain-containing protein 3, which translates to MDMTPVRCLVNSISRFILLVSCQTRKPAPIQKDYGNMVTVLKHLKPVLDEIIDCKLSSDQILYKECEELDLAVNGARDFMENWCPKMSKLCSVQQSEALYMKIRISSVKICHLLSRLLRSSPSTSSLTSIQHCMQELQSLKQEMMTEHIEEAVRNKRDEVVPCSDPLVKIIQSLSLTSGQEILKESVAVEKERMNIQVNKAKGDLDQINQIVDLISDIRNCLLKIERVDPKSGVLIPSYFRCPLSLELMLDPVIVASGQTYERASIQKWLEHGLTICPKTRKTLAHSNLIPNYTVKAMISNWCEENHIRPSSNSKQDDLISASVPADALQCSDSLHYSLHNSNSISKSSLEGGNGFEKQRVVFLSKLSREEPNGYQVQKIESFERPSHELSYNHSRSESTSSAISSIEYVPPIANEVSMVSRKHEKVSDSSGEITSEGHAVLPNKESEFSPWFPTDHFSIPKTKADGEGNANHKLNRTRAVPFLDSGFDDLTTTSHVECLIEGLKSQSNELQATAAEELRLLAKNKMENRIIIGRSGAITPLLSLLYSGVKQTQEHAVTALLNLSINEEVKSMIAEAGALEPLIHVLKSGNDGAKENSAAALFSLSVLEEYKAKIGCSGAVKALVDLLASGTLRGKKDAATALFNLSILHENKARIVQAGAVKYLVELMDPATGMVDKSVALLANLSTIGEGRLAIARAGGIPSLVEIVESGSQRGKENAASVLLQLCLNSPKFCTFVLQEGAVPPLVALSQSGTLRAKEKAQQLLSHFRNQREGSMGKGKS; encoded by the exons ATGGACATGACACCTGTAAGATGTCTTGTCAACAGTATCTCTCGATTCATTCTTCTAGTTTCATGCCAGACCAGGAAACCTGCACCAATTCAGAAGGATTATGGGAACATGGTTACAGTTTTAAAGCATTTGAAACCTGTGCTTGATGAAATCATTGATTGTAAATTATCTTCAGATCAAATCTTATATAAAGAATGTGAAGAACTTGATTTGGCCGTTAATGGGGCTCGGGATTTTATGGAGAACTGGTGTCCGAAGATGAGCAAGCTTTGTAGT GTTCAACAAAGTGAAGCCTTGTACATGAAAATCAGAATCTCATCGGTAAAGATTTGTCACTTACTATCAAGGTTGTTGCGATCATCGCCATCCACTTCAAGTTTAACTAGTATTCAG CACTGTATGCAGGAGCTTCAATCTTTGAAACAGGAAATGATGACAGAACATATAGAGGAGGCtgtaagaaataaaagagatGAAGTGGTTCCTTGTAGTGATCCCCTTGTCAAAATTATTCAGTCACTAAGCTTGACATCAGGCCAGGAAATCTTGAAAGAAAGTGTGGCTGTGGAGAAGGAGAGAATGAATATACAAGTAAACAAAGCAAAAGGGGACTTGGATCAAATCAATCAAATTGTGGATCTCATCTCTGATATACGTAATTGCTTGCTTAAAATTGAACGAGTCGACCCAAAAAGTGGAGTCCTGATCCCCTCATACTTTCGTTGCCCTTTATCATTGGAACTCATGTTGGATCCTGTGATCGTGGCTTCAGGTCAAACTTATGAGAGGGCTTCCATTCAGAAATGGCTTGAGCACGGGTTGACCATTTGCCCAAAGACACGTAAAACACTGGCTCACTCAAATCTCATTCCCAATTACACTGTAAAAGCTATGATATCAAATTGGTGTGAAGAAAACCATATAAGACCTTCCAGTAACTCTAAGCAAGATGATCTTATATCAGCCTCAGTCCCAGCAGATGCTTTGCAGTGCTCAGATAGTTTACATTACTCTCTGCACAATAGCAATTCTATATCAAAATCATCTCTTGAAGGTGGAAATGGATTCGAGAAgcaaagggttgttttcttgtctaAATTAAGCAGAGAAGAACCCAATGGATATCAAGTCCAGAAGATTGAAAGCTTTGAGCGCCCATCTCATGAACTGTCATATAATCACAGCAGGAGTGAATCAACCTCCAGCGCCATATCCAGTATAGAGTATGTGCCTCCAATAGCAAATGAGGTATCAATGGTATCTAGAAAACATGAAAAGGTTAGTGATTCGTCAGGCGAGATCACATCCGAGGGCCATGCTGTTTTGCCAAACAAAGAATCAGAGTTTTCTCCTTGGTTTCCTACAGACCATTTTAGTATTCCTAAAACGAAGGCAGATGGCGAAGGCAATGCAAACCATAAACTCAACAGAACCCGTGCTGTTCCTTTTCTTGACTCAGGTTTTGATGATCTAACTACAACTTCTCATGTTGAATGTCTGATTGAAGGTCTTAAAAGCCAATCAAATGAACTGCAAGCAACTGCTGCAGAAGAATTACGCCTTCTTGCAAAGAACAAGATGGAGAATCGCATCATTATAGGTCGCTCTGGAGCTATTACACCTTTGCTTTCACTACTGTACTCAGGTGTAAAGCAAACTCAGGAGCATGCTGTTACAGCTCTGTTGAACCTCTCAATCAATGAAGAAGTTAAATCCATGATTGCAGAGGCAGGAGCACTGGAACCACTTATTCATGTCTTAAAATCAGGAAATGATGGAGCCAAGGAGAATTCTGCAGCAGCCCTGTTTAGTCTCTCTGTTTTAGAAGAATACAAGGCAAAAATTGGCTGTTCTGGTGCAGTCAAAGCCTTGGTGGATCTTCTAGCCTCTGGGACTCTAAGAGGGAAAAAGGATGCCGCCACTGCATTGTTTAACCTTTCAATCCTTCATGAGAACAAGGCTCGTATAGTTCAAGCTGGAGCTGTGAAGTATCTTGTTGAGTTGATGGATCCTGCCACTGGAATGGTTGATAAGTCAGTTGCTCTTCTTGCAAACCTGTCAACTATTGGAGAAGGGCGCTTGGCAATTGCGCGTGCTGGAGGCATCCCTTCACTGGTTGAGATTGTTGAATCAGGATCTCAGAGAGGGAAGGAAAATGCTGCCTCTGTATTGCTGCAACTGTGCCTTAATAGTCCCAAGTTTTGTACTTTTGTTTTGCAAGAAGGAGCAGTTCCTCCCCTTGTTGCCTTATCCCAGTCTGGCACACTGAGAGCAAAGGAAAAG GCACAGCAGCTTCTCAGTCATTTCCGTAATCAGAGAGAAGGATCCATGGGAAAGGGTAAATCATGA